ATTTGGTAAATATTCcaaatcttaaaaattaaacattaaatttgattgtgtatccAAATTTAGGGACATTGCGCTACATTTTTGGAATTTAAACTATTGGgaaatcaacatttttcaaatttgctttGCTTGGTATTGAATGAAaacaacggaaaaaaaattttggtatGAAGAAATTCGAAActattaatttataaaaaaatcattacttCTTTTCTACTTTGTAGATTAAGGAATTAGAAGCGCCAAGGAATGGTGATGAATATGGATTTCCGACTCGCATGACCCCATTTCAGATGTCTTCTTGTGATTACACTGTCTCGATTAaagtataaatattttttaaattaaaatctatttcatctacaaaacctttttttagatGAGTCATTTGTTACAATTCATCTACGTCATAACAAGATATGGACACTTGTCAATTTTTGATGTTCAAACTGGATTTCTAATTACATCATTGCATTTTTCTCATGAAGAAATCTTATCAACAATATCTCGAAAAGAATTCGAAGGAGTTAATGTCTTGACACTTAATGGAAAGGTATTATTACTTCggttaattaaagaaaatttataattcaaattttggatttaggTACTAACTGTTCTAATTGTTAATTCAAGACTTTTggaatatttgaaaatgattaatCCAACTCTTGCTGAACAAATTCTAAAAAGATTGCAGAAATAAACATGCAATAGATCCTACAATACTTAAAACTTCCGCGAGAATAGATCAAAATCCGTCAACAAATCGAACGAGTGGGCAACGTTGTATTGCTGTCTCTTATGTTGTATCCCATCTCTAAAatgataataaagaaaaaaatgacattCAAACCAATATTACTCGTAACGAGtcgggtaaaaaagaaaaaaagaagacgaaaaagaagaagaagaggaggtgaTTGACCGACTTGTTCACCAACGCCAATAGGACagatctcttcttcttattcttgatcaaaaaatcaaaatgggatATTTTACGAATGTCATCCGCCAAAATCAGGCCGAGCAGAGGAATGTACAAAGCGACCCAGTCTGACGACAGGTCGCCAATGTTGGGAGGCTTGGTGTCATCCTTCAAATTGCAcgataaaacacattttatgGTTCCATCTCTCAAACcgccgaaagaaaaagaacacacAGAAAACTAGTCTGTAAAACCAAATTCGTACTTCTACGTCGTGTTACCATTCTGTAGTTATAtcatctatttcttttcttttaaacggTCAACCGCCAATGCGGAAGCCCCTCGTGACCAGCGTGAAGTGGCAAAAGTGACTCTTTCCTTAAAAAATCACGAGAGATTCTTCTAATCCATTTCGATCTTTCCTTTTATTGTTTACGatgattgttgtttttttctttttctttcttttatattcaaaCGTCAAGAGTTCAAGAACCTGACAAACTTTTCCTACACGGTATGGCCAATAAGCGTTTGGCGCCTCGTATTCTTTGCCCTACGGAAACGAGACGGACCCGCCTTACGTGAATGGATATAGTCATCACCAAAAAAACGCAATTACGACTAACGGTTGATTGGAAACCGTATGAAACGAGGATAGCCACTCATCTCCACTCGCAGACGCGCGATTCAAATATGTAATGAAACAGAATTGATATGATTTAACTCACCAGAATTcctaacaaatttaaattgaacCGGTAGTCaaacttttaataattttgtacGATTTCAAATAAAGGCCaacttggaaacaaaaatggccaaacttGAAGCCAAAGACAGTCAATTGGAGGCTCTGATTCAGCTCAAAAATAAACGGCACGTAACTCTAAAATACGTCTATAATCTTGGCTTCAACTGAATTGCATTGCGATTAATTACGTGATGACAAAAGGACatgttggaagaaaaaatatcgcgTATAGAGTTGGCACTTAAGGTTCATCGTGAAACAAACTCCGAATCGGCTTCGTTGAAAACAGACGAAGAAATCAGCCGTCAAGTAGCTGGTAAAAGTGCCATGCCGCGGACGTGTCAAGATGCCCGTTCAGCGGATCCATCGCTCAGTTCCGGCATGTACTGGATTGATCCCGACGTGCAAGGAGTTGGAGATGCCCCAATTCAAGTCTATTGTGACATGGCATCAGGTAAAAAAGAGAGCGACTACCAAATTTGACAGATatagaaattattttattcggttggttttgaaaaaaaaggttcgccTTCCGTTTTACACAACAGCGAATCGCCTATGAACGTGGGCCATTCTACTGATCCTGGATGTTATTCAAGGGGAGTGAACTACAGCGCAACTAATAGGCAAATGGCTGCACTGGTCGAGTTGTCAAGTGAATGCCACCAATCATTTAAAGTGAGttcaaataaattctttacaaaatttttcaacgtaaaattctatttttacaaaatccGTGTTGCCTTTGAGATAGTACGACTGTTATTTCACAACATTTGTGTTCGACAACATCGCCTATTCCTGGTGGAACAACAAAAACGGCAacgagaaatatttttgggcTGGCATGAATACAGACGTTCACACCTGTCAGTGCGGAATCGACGGAAATTGCGTGGAAGCTTCTACCAAGTGAAATTGCGATTATTCTGCAACTATTCACTGTTGAAGTCCCCATCTCGAGCTTATTTAGGCTTTGGATGCAAAATCTGGCTCCACAGTTCTTCTAAAGAGATTTTTGGCCGTTACGTGTCTAATCTTTCAGAGAGCCTATATAGCCTACTGGAACGTAATTTTCGTCACGTGTCAATAGACAACTGGTAAGAGAAAGCCCCAGATGAGAAAACGCagaaaacacaacaaataTTCGGAATTCAAGGCGGAGGAAAATATGGCCGAGTCGTCGCATGCGGAAGCCGTATAAAGTTGTTTGGAAGTTAAAAATATGAGAtacgctgttgttgttgtcactctttgtaaaataaaagggaagatGCCAAGATTTTTCTCTTGCAGAGATTGCACGTGACATTATTCCCTTTGTTcgattcgaggtggaaggcAGTGCGGActctaaccgccactccatAGTCTCTCGGCGAACACAGGGAGACGTcaaaaaccacaaaaaaatcGAAGATAAAATATAACAATGAAGAGAAATGGAGCAACGGGAAAccagaagacaaaaaagtcgGCCGGCCAACAGGCACTTACTTTGGCGAGGTGGATGAGGTCATCGGTGACGTCACAGAAGATTGCGGAGAGGCGAGCGACGAGTGACTGGGCGAAGTCGGAGTGGTGGCAGCGGGGCTGGGAATCGACGTGGAGGTGGTGACTTGAAGCGGAGGCTTTGGCGGTTGGAAGGAAGCCGATGCCAACGAATGGCTATCGCTGTCCGAATTGCTCCTCTAGTGCTGGATGTCGTAAGCGGCTGCTCGGGACAAGTTCAAATCCATCAGCGATTTGGGCGGACCAGGATCCTACAGCTTCGAATTGCCCGCCGTCGATGACGACGAGGTGGAAGATGAAGACGAAGAATAGGGCCGGCCTTCACTAACTTGGCGGAGAAAATTAAACCGCTCCGCTGTGGCGTTCATCAGCGACCGGTACGTGTGCTGCGGAGTTGCACACTCGTCCCCCCGTGGTGGGACGAGCCTCCTGTTGCTGGGCAACTGGGAGCGTCTCCGTCTGCGGCACGAAATCCAAATTGAAGATGATGCAATGATGGTGATCGACACAAAATAACAACACAAACTTGTTTGTCTAATTCACAAGAATTTTTTAGACCTAGGTATCCAGAGTTTCTGTGTTTGAAAAtaaacggggaaaaaaagacaatgagAAGCGAGAACGTAGTTGGGGGTTGCACTCTCGACGGTGAACTAGCAACTACTGAAAACATTTTGCGTCTCTTTTTTG
The sequence above is drawn from the Daphnia pulicaria isolate SC F1-1A chromosome 1, SC_F0-13Bv2, whole genome shotgun sequence genome and encodes:
- the LOC124337461 gene encoding contactin-associated protein-like 4, translated to MAKLEAKDSQLEALIQLKNKRHDMLEEKISRIELALKVHRETNSESASLKTDEEISRQVAGKSAMPRTCQDARSADPSLSSGMYWIDPDVQGVGDAPIQVYCDMASGSPSVLHNSESPMNVGHSTDPGCYSRGVNYSATNRQMAALVELSSECHQSFKYDCYFTTFVFDNIAYSWWNNKNGNEKYFWAGMNTDVHTCQCGIDGNCVEASTK